Below is a genomic region from Ketogulonicigenium vulgare WSH-001.
CGCGACCCCGAACTGATCACAGCCCTCGAGACGCAGGATTATTCGCTGTCGACCCAGCGTTTGACCAGCTTTGTCGAGGAAATCGGCGCGGCCTCGATCCTGCTTTATGACCGCGAAGGCACAATCGTCGCCGCCACCGACCCCGCGATCATGGGGCGTAACGATGCGGCGATGCCTTACTTTGGTGATGCGGGGCGGGTCTCGACCACGGTTTTCACCTCGCTGCCGCGCGAGAATGGCGGCTACGGCTTTTACTATTCGCGCCGGATCGACAGTGGCGGTCAGATGCTGGGCGTGATCGCGGTCGAGGTGGATCTGGCGCGGCTCGAGCGCAGCTGGGCCGGCACGCAGGACGCGGTGCTGGTCACCGATTCCGCCGGCACGATTCTGATGGCGACCGAGCCGCGCTGGCGCGGCCTGAGCGAGGAAGCCGCGCTGACCAACACCTCGGCCCCTTCGGCCATTGCGCGCGCGCTGCGCTTTGACGAATGGAGCTCGCCCTATGACACCTATTTGCGGGGCGAGGCCGTGCTGCGGCGCGAGCTGCGTGTGCCGTTTCAGGGCTGGAAGATGGTCGGCTTTACCACCTATGCCTCGATCCGCGAGCAGGTGAATGCCATTATCGCCTTGGAAATCATGGCCTTTGCGATTTTGGCCGCGCTGGCATTCTGGGTCAGCTCGCGCAAAAGCGCCTCGCGCGTGGTGCTGTTCCAGCGCGAATCTGCCGAGCTGCGGGCGCTGAACATGCGCCTGCAACGCGAGATTGCCGAGCGTGAAAAGGCCGAGCGTACGCTGGAAGTGGCAGAGCAATCGCTGGCGCAATCCTCGAAACTGGCGGCCTTGGGCGAGATGTCGGCGGCTGTCAGCCACGAGTTGAACCAGCCGTTGGCCGCGATGAAAACTTATCTTGCGGGCGCGCGTCTGCTGCTGCAACGCAAGCGCCCCGACGAGGCTTTGTCCGCCTTCCAGCGCATCGACGATCTGATCGACCGTATGGGGTCGATCACGCGCCAGTTGAAATCCTTTGCCCGCAAAGGCACCGATGCGTTCGAGCCGTTCGACATGCGCAACGCCATTTCCAGCGCGCTGGCGATGATGGAGCCGCAGCTGAAAGCGCGCAAGATCGCCATCGTGCGCACGCTGCCCTCGACCCCTGTTCTGGTGCTGGGCGACCGCCTGCGGATGGAGCAGGTGATAATAAATCTTTTGCGCAACGCTTTTGATGCGACCCAAGGCACCCCACATCCAGAAGTGACGATCACTTTGGCACAGGGCGAGACAGTGACCTTGACCGTACGCGACAATGGCCCCGGCATTGACGACCTCGATGCCCTATTCGAACCGTTTTATACCACCAAGGCACCCGGCGACGGGGTGGGTCTTGGGTTGGCGATCTCGTCTGGGATCGTCGCTGACCTTGGCGGTCGGCTGACGGCGCATAATGCCACTTCGGGTGGCGCTGCGTTTGAAGTTCAGCTGCCGCGTCTGCCCGATGACGCCCCCGCAACCGCCGCACAATGAGAGGAAGTCCCATGAGCTTGAGCAACAGCCTCAGCAAAGCCATGAAGATCGCGATCGTAGACGATGAAAAGGATATGCGTCAGTCGATTAGCCAATGGCTTGCGCTATCGGGTTTCGACACCGAAGCCTATGCCAGCGCAGAAGAGGCGTTGAAGGCCATTGGCCCCGATTTCCCCGGCATCGTCGTCAGTGACGTGCGGATGCCCGGCATGGACGGGATGCAATTCCTGAAAAAGCTGCGCGGCGTCGATTCGGCGCTGCCGGTCATCATGATCACCGGCCACGGTGACGTGCCGATGGCGGTCGAGGCGATGCGCGTGGGCGCATTCGACTTTCTGGAAAAGCCGTTCAACCCTGATCGCATGACCGAACTGGCGAAAAAGGCCAGCCAGAACCGTCGCCTGACGCTGGATGCGCGCGCGCTGCGCCGCGAATTGTCCGACCCGACCGCGCTGATGAACAAGCTGATCGGCTCCAGCCCGATGATGCAGCGCCTGAAAGAAGACATCCTTGATCTGGGGCAGGCCGATGGTCACGTGCTGATCGATGGCGAAACCGGTACGGGCAAAACGCTGGTCGCCCATGCTTTGCATGCGGTATCCGCGCGCTCTAGCCGCAAATTCGTGCTGCTGTCCTGCGCGGCCTTTGACGAGGAAACCCTGACCCGTCGTCTGTTTGGCCCCGCCGCCGAAGACGAGCCCATTCCCGCGATGGAAGAGGCGCGCGGCGGCACTTTGGTGCTGGAAGATGTCGAGGCCCTGTCCCAACCGCTGCAGGCGCGCCTGCTGACGGTGATTAACGAACAGGGCACGCCGGGCGAGACGCGCATCGTCGCGATCTGCAATGTGCAAGAGGCCGGCAAGACCTGCGAGGATATGCTGCGTCCCGATCTGTTCTATCGCCTTGCCGCGCTGCGCATCACCGTGCCGCCCCTGCGCGCCCGCGGCGAGGATATCCTGACGCTGTTCTCGCGCCTGTCCGAGCAATTCGCCGATGAATATGGCTGCGACGCGCCCGCCGTCACCGCACAAGAGGCGGCCCAGTTGCTGCAAGCGCCTTGGCCGGGCAATGTGCGTCAATTGATCAATGTCGCCGAACGCGCGGTACTGCAATCGCGGCGCGGGGCAGGGACGATCGCCTCGCTGCTGATGAGCGATGGAGCCGATGACAGCCGCCCCGCCATCACCACCGAAGGCAAGCCCCTGAAGGAATTCGTCGATGCGTTCGAGCGGATGTTGATCGACAATACGATGCGGCGGCATCGGGGCTCGATCGCTGCGGTGATGGACGAGCTCTGCCTGCCGCGGCGCACGCTGAACGAGAAAATGGCCAAATACGGGCTACAGCGCAGCGATTACCTTTAAGGTTGAAAAAATAGACGCCCACACAATCTTGAATTGTGTGGGCGTAAATTATGATTGTGCAGCGGGCGTGAATGTCATTAAGGTGACATTGAGGAATTGGAAGTACCGACATACGGGTGCTTTGATGCCGGTGATGGAATTTCTGCCACGATGCGGCCCCGATGTTGGGCCCCGTGCGCAGGTTTATTGTCCCGCAAGGGATGCGAGTTTACCCCGCTGCGCGCCTGATGTGCGGTGTTGCGGGGCGTAGTCAGAGGGCCGGGTGCGCGTTGGTGCATCTGCGCCAGGGTAGTAACGCAATGGGCTGTGTGCCGCGGGAAAGCGATCGGATGCAGGGGGCTTTAGGCTCATCTTGCGCCATTCATCGCGCGACGCGGGGCCCCTTTGCCTCAGATAGATGTGTGCGCAAGTCCAGTTTTGTGATGGTTCGCCCTCGCAGCGCGGTGTTGCGCGCGCACGAACGGAACAAATGTCAAAGAAAATGCTTATCGATGCCACCCACGCGGAGGAAACCCGCGTTGTGGTGGTCGACGGAAACAAGGTCGAGGATTTCGACTTTGAACGCGCTGCCAAACGGCAGCTTTCAGGCAATATCTACCTTGCAAAAGTAACGCGGGTCGAGCCTTCGCTGCAGGCGGCTTTCGTCGATTACGGCGGCAACCGTCACGGATTTCTGGCTTTTGCGGAAATTCACCCCAGCTATTACCAGATCCCCGTTGCCGACCGCGAGGCGCTGCTGGCCGAGGAAATGGCCGATGCCCATGCCGATAGCGACGATGTCAGCCCCGCCGATGATCAGCCGACCGATGAAAAATCGGGGGAAAAATCGGGTGGCCGTGGCCGCCGCGTGCGCCGCAGCCGCACCAGCACGGGTACTGGCCCGCGTCCTGCACAGGCACGCGGTGATGCTGTCGCGACCCAAGAGCTGACCGAGGGCGATGCCGCATCCGCGCCCGCCGGTATGGAGGTCATCGA
It encodes:
- a CDS encoding sigma-54-dependent transcriptional regulator, which translates into the protein MSLSNSLSKAMKIAIVDDEKDMRQSISQWLALSGFDTEAYASAEEALKAIGPDFPGIVVSDVRMPGMDGMQFLKKLRGVDSALPVIMITGHGDVPMAVEAMRVGAFDFLEKPFNPDRMTELAKKASQNRRLTLDARALRRELSDPTALMNKLIGSSPMMQRLKEDILDLGQADGHVLIDGETGTGKTLVAHALHAVSARSSRKFVLLSCAAFDEETLTRRLFGPAAEDEPIPAMEEARGGTLVLEDVEALSQPLQARLLTVINEQGTPGETRIVAICNVQEAGKTCEDMLRPDLFYRLAALRITVPPLRARGEDILTLFSRLSEQFADEYGCDAPAVTAQEAAQLLQAPWPGNVRQLINVAERAVLQSRRGAGTIASLLMSDGADDSRPAITTEGKPLKEFVDAFERMLIDNTMRRHRGSIAAVMDELCLPRRTLNEKMAKYGLQRSDYL
- a CDS encoding sensor histidine kinase codes for the protein MASGVDIAPTRQSTGANGPSWWPRLIIGAVVLIAFGAVWLTNVLLTERFTTTTRTRAEVRMTIYVGNLVSELQRNSIVPQLLSRDPELITALETQDYSLSTQRLTSFVEEIGAASILLYDREGTIVAATDPAIMGRNDAAMPYFGDAGRVSTTVFTSLPRENGGYGFYYSRRIDSGGQMLGVIAVEVDLARLERSWAGTQDAVLVTDSAGTILMATEPRWRGLSEEAALTNTSAPSAIARALRFDEWSSPYDTYLRGEAVLRRELRVPFQGWKMVGFTTYASIREQVNAIIALEIMAFAILAALAFWVSSRKSASRVVLFQRESAELRALNMRLQREIAEREKAERTLEVAEQSLAQSSKLAALGEMSAAVSHELNQPLAAMKTYLAGARLLLQRKRPDEALSAFQRIDDLIDRMGSITRQLKSFARKGTDAFEPFDMRNAISSALAMMEPQLKARKIAIVRTLPSTPVLVLGDRLRMEQVIINLLRNAFDATQGTPHPEVTITLAQGETVTLTVRDNGPGIDDLDALFEPFYTTKAPGDGVGLGLAISSGIVADLGGRLTAHNATSGGAAFEVQLPRLPDDAPATAAQ